Proteins from a genomic interval of Nocardioides jishulii:
- a CDS encoding shikimate kinase, with amino-acid sequence MTGPRVVLVGPMGAGKTTVAHVLGDAWGVTVRDTDADIVAREGRSVQDIFVDDGESHFRDLEVEAVAAALAEHDGVLALGGGAVLDARTRERLSGHRVVFLDVGLSEAVKRVGLGAGRPLLLGNVRARVKALLDERTPVYESVATLRVETDGRTPQEIAAEIMEALS; translated from the coding sequence GTGACCGGCCCGCGCGTCGTGCTCGTCGGCCCCATGGGCGCCGGCAAGACGACGGTCGCCCACGTGCTCGGTGACGCCTGGGGCGTCACCGTGCGCGACACCGACGCAGACATCGTGGCCCGCGAAGGTCGGTCGGTCCAGGACATCTTCGTCGACGACGGCGAGAGCCACTTCCGTGACCTCGAGGTCGAGGCCGTGGCCGCCGCGCTCGCTGAGCACGACGGCGTCCTCGCCCTCGGCGGTGGAGCCGTGCTGGACGCCCGCACCCGTGAGCGGCTGTCCGGGCACCGCGTCGTCTTCCTCGACGTCGGCCTGTCCGAGGCGGTGAAGCGGGTGGGGCTCGGCGCCGGACGTCCGCTCCTGCTGGGCAACGTCCGCGCCCGCGTCAAGGCGCTCCTCGACGAGCGCACCCCCGTCTACGAGTCCGTCGCGACCCTCCGGGTCGAGACCGACGGACGCACCCCGCAGGAGATCGCTGCGGAGATCATGGAGGCCCTGTCATGA